A genomic stretch from Mastacembelus armatus chromosome 12, fMasArm1.2, whole genome shotgun sequence includes:
- the pum3 gene encoding pumilio homolog 3: protein MEAKLKNTSPKGGKKLTQKGKDSIGTKLGGKPGGKPGSKKPFKPYNTEKSRLGKSKDGDKKEHKFAFSKGGKGPKKRKLLPVKEQESEDPAAKRMRKEGFKPKKTELTKEELKKNRQQRKKELKKSRQQADRKDMYQIICHSKQVWGDLRRRKCDNDLKKKLMKELHDLIHGKVKQMAYAHDSVRVIQCFIQFGSHEQRQQVFDELKDDIIGLCKSQYGRHVVKKLLMYGNKELMAAVIQTFKGHVRQMLRHAAASSIIEYAYNDKAVLAQRLMLTEELYGNTFTVCRSSVCNTIEKVAAANPDKVNSIIDEMKQILTPMAQKEQVIKHSLVHKVFLDFFLLAPEKQRTEMIESIRESVVYMAYTHDGARVAMHCLWHGTAKDRKVIIKTMKTYMVKFATGEFGHLVLLAMFDCVDDTKLVRQAVLSEILLSLDEVINNKYGKKVLLYLLSPRDPAHLLPEIIKVLEQGDRNAHSKKDTTVRRKELLEFVSPPLLEYLRDNAATMATDKATSVTISDILASACGDLRPAMMSVAQLANQELVPGGIKGQLHMAEHPAGHLVLKWLIEQDMTLAEAGKEERFARILVDTVGSDKLKSWVKVNRGAMVLCSLLNSCDKSVAAKVKAALKPITSELSRISNNKGAEILLENLKK from the exons ATGGAAGCCAAATTGAAAAATACTTCCCCTAAAGGTGGAAAGAAGCTGACACAGAAGGGAAAAG ATTCTATAGGGACCAAACTAGGTGGTAAACCAGGCGGCAAGCCAGGCAGTAAAAAGCCCTTCAAACCATACAACACAGAGAAGAGCAGATTGGGGAAGAGTAAGGATGGCGACAAGAAAGAACACAAGTTTGCTTTCTCCAAAGGCGGGAAGGGCCCAAAGAAGAGGAAACTGCTGCCAGTTAAAGAACAGGAGAGTGAAG ATCCGGCAGCTAAGAGGATGAGGAAAGAGGGGTTTAAGCCAAAGAAGACGGAGTTGACaaaggaggagctgaagaagaacaggcagcagagaaagaaagagctgaagaagagcagacagcaggcagacaggaaGGACATGTACCAAATCATCTGCCATTCCAAACAAGTGTGGGGAGACCTCAGGAG GAGGAAATGCGACAATGACTTGAAGAAGAAACTGATGAAGGAGCTTCATGATCTCATCCACGGAAAGGTCAAACAG ATGGCATATGCTCACGATTCTGTACGAGTGATACAGTGTTTCATCCAGTTCGGCAGCCACGAGCAGAGACAGCAAGTGTTTGATGAGCTCAAAG ATGACATCATTGGTTTGTGTAAGTCGCAGTATGGCAGGCACGTGGTGAAAAAACTGCTGATGTATGG GAACAAGGAGCTGATGGCGGCTGTGATTCAAACATTTAAGGGGCATGTACGGCAGATGCTTCGCCATGCCGCCGCCTCGTCCATCATCGAATATGCCTACAACGACAAAGCCGTGCTCGCACAGAGACTCATGCTTACTGAGGAGCTGTACGGAAACACCTTCACTGTCTGCAGG TCGTCAGTGTGTAACACCATTGAGAAGGTTGCAGCGGCAAACCCAGACAAGGTGAACAGCATCATCGACGAGATGAAGCAGATCCTCACTCCCATGGCCCAGAA AGAGCAGGTGATCAAACACTCTTTGGTCCACAAAGTCTTCCTGGACTTTTTCCTCTTGGCCCCTGAAAAACAGAGGACG GAGATGATCGAGTCCATCAGAGAGTCAGTTGTCTATATGGCTTACACTCATGATGGAGCGCGGGTGGCAATGCATTGTCTATGGCATGGGACGGCCAAG GACAGAAAAGTCATCATCAAAACTATGAAGACATATATGGTGAAGTTTGCCACG GGGGAGTTTGGTCACCTCGTTCTTCTGGCCATGTTTGACTGTGTGGACGACACCAAGCTGGTCAGACAGGCAGTGCTCTCA GAGATCTTGTTATCTCTTGATGAGGTCATCAATAATAAATATGGTAAGAAGGTTCTGTTGTACCTGCTGAGCCCCAGAGACCCAGCCCACCTGCTGCCAGAGATCATCAAGGTGCTGGAGCAAGGAGACAGGAACGCACACAG TAAAAAGGACACAACAGTTCGGAGGAAGGAGTTGCTGGAATTCGTCTCTCCCCCGTTACTAGAGTATCTCCGTGACAACGCAGCCACAATGGCGACGGACAAAGCGACCAGCGTCACCATTAGCGACATCTTGGCATCAGCCTGTGGGGACCTGCGACCTGCCATGATGTCTGTGGCTCAGCTGGCCAATCAGGAGTTAGTGCCGGGCGGGATCAAAGGACAG CTTCACATGGCTGAGCATCCAGCAGGACACCTGGTGCTGAAATGGCTCATAGAGCAGGATATGACACTGGCTGAGGCTGGCAAAgaag AGCGGTTTGCCAGGATACTGGTGGACACAGTGGGGAGTGATAAATTGAAGAGCTGGGTCAAAGTCAACAGAGGAGCCATGGTGCTCTGCAG cCTCCTGAACAGCTGTGACAAGTCTGTGGCTGCAAAGGTGAAAGCAGCACTCAAGCCCATCACTTCAGAGCTCAGCAGAATCAGCAACAACAAAGGAGCTGAAATCCTGCTGGAGAACCTGAAGAAGTAG